The genomic segment CCCCCGATTTAAGTTCATCCTATAACAGAGAGCCCCGGCGGTCAACGCTTTCGTTACGTCGTCGTGCTATACTCGGGTCAGCACGATAGACATAAGGAGGGTGTGAAATGAGTAAAAAAACCGCTGTCGGACTTTCGTTAGCTGTTCTCGTGGTCGCGGCCGGATTTTTGCTGGCCGTGACAGACCTAGGCACGGGGGTCGTCAAGAGCCAGGCTACCAAGATACTCTCTCAGACTCTGGAGGCGAAGGTCTCCATGGGAGAGGTCTCGGGCAACCCGGTCAAGGGATACGATATCAGGAATTTGGATATCGTGAAGGACGGAGAGTACTCTTTAAAGGTCCCCTCTATAGAGATCAAGACCAATCTGATGGGTATTCTTGGAAAGGGGGCCCTGGTCAGGCGTCTTTCGCTGGTCGGACTGGATACCGATCCGGACCAGATTCAGGCATTGATCGACGGCCTTCCGAGGTCGGAGGGGAGCGAGCCATCTTCCATACCCGTGGAGATAGTCGAGCTCAAGGACTCCTCCTTGACTTTGCCAGGAGGGGATCTCGAGATATCCCTGCTATCCGCTGCCTTAAACCAGGGAGAGTTTCTGAACGTAGGGTTGAAACTCGATCTGTCCTATCTGGGACTTCCTGTGAAGGGCGATATATCCGCATTGTACGGAGGGTCGATGGCTACCATCGAATCCTCCAAGCTGTCGGTCGGTTCCGGCTCAGTGTCGGTGAAGGGCGATCTGCTGCCCGATCTGGCCGCCGACGGTACAGTCGACGGGCTTAAGCTGGAGGAGCTGGCCAAGCTGTGGCCTCCTCTGGCCGAAGGTGCCATGGAGGGATCGGCTTCCCTTGCCGTAAAGGCCGGAGGTTCTTTGACCGCTCCGGTACTGTCCGGAACCATGGGCTTCGACGGCAAGCTGGCCTCGGTCCCGGTCAAGGACTTGAAGGGTAACTGGAGCTATCAGGATATGTCCATTGAGGTCTCGTCTCTGAAGGCTGCCGTGGCGGGAGTCCCCCTCTCTGGAGGTTTTTCCGCTCTTTTCGGACCTGGCAAGCCCAAGGTAACACTCAAGTTGGACGCCTCCGATGCCGATCTTGGCAAGCTCAGGGGCACCTATTCTCAGATCCCCAAGGAAGTCTCGGGTGTGATCGATTCTATAGCGGTGGATCTCAGCGGCCCGGTAGACGGATTGAAGGGTACGATAAAGGCCCGAGCCGAGAGCCTTTCCCTCTGGGGCCAGTCCCTATCTCAGAGCTGGATCTCGGTTGTCATGGATTCCAAAGGGGTGGCCAAGCTGTCGTCAAAGACGGTTCTTCAGGGGCAGCCGGCCTATCTCGAGGGCACCGTTTCCTTCCTGGGCGATTCCCCTCAGGCCGACTTGCTTTTGAAGGCCAGAAAGGTCTCCACCAAGCTGGTGGCGGCCCTCTCCGGTGCGGATATACCGATGGAAGGGGATCTGGACCTGGACGTGACGGTCAAGGGACCTCTGTCCGGCCCCTCTATCAAGGGTAAGGTAAGCTCGCCCTCTTTGTCCGGATTCGGACAGACCATAGGAAAGCCTTCGGTCAGCTTCGCCCTGAAGGGATCCGACCTGGAGATCCCCTCCGCCAAGGCAGAGTGGTTCGGAGCTCCTATCACAGCTTCCGGTCTGGTCTCGACCGGGGGTAAGTCGCCTAAACTTTCCATGAAGGGGAAGCTGGGCGGTCTGGACCTCGCCAAGGTGGCTGCCGGATTCGACCTGCCCAGCGGCCTTCTATCCGGGTTGATCGACGGTTCGTTGAACCTCGACGGCCCTCTGGACGGCCTCGGGGTGGACCTGGCACTGTCTTCGGGAAAACTTTCCCTGGCGGGGGTGTCGGTGGAGAAGGTAGACCTAGGTCTTACCGGCGATTCGTCGGCTCTCAAGGTCTCCAGGGGGTCGGCGATGGTCTCCGGCGGCTCTGTTGAGGCGTCGGGCTCGATATCCCTGGTGGACGGTCCCGTTTTGGACTTGGCCCTGGAGGGTTCGAAGATAATGTTGGAGAAGGCCGTCGACCTGCCTCTCAAGGCAGCCGTTTCCGGTACCGTAAGGGCAAAGGGCCCCGCCGCCTCTCCGGAGGTGTCCATGGCTCTGTCCAGCCCCAAGGTCGTGGCCTGGGGCGTCGGAGTCGACGGGGTGTCGGCCTCTCTGGTCTATAAAGACGGCGTGGTGGACCTCAAGGAGGCTGTCGCCTCGGTTGGAGGAAGCCCTCTGTCCCTCAAGGGAAATATGAACGCCTCGGGGTCGGTGCCCAAGGGTAGTTTCGAGCTTTCCGGGCCGGACCTGGATCTCTCCAAGGCTACCAAGGACATCGTCGACGCCGACGCCTACGGAATAGGGGGCAAGCTGTCCGTGGTCTTCAAGGGAACCTTCGAGGGAGAGAAGGGCAGCGGATCGGGATACGTCAAGTCTCCTTCACTCACGGTCATGAACATGGCGATCAAGAACCTGAACTGTCCTCTCAAGCTGGCTGGGACCAAGCTGGATATTTCCGAGGCCACCGCCGATCTGTATGGCGGAAAGGTGAGCAGCTCGGGGTTGATCGACCTCGGCACGATGAAGTTTTCCAAGAAGGTTTCCCTGTCCGGAACCGACGTGGCTCCTCTCATAAAGGACTTCGCCGGTACCAAGGGAACGGTGACGGGAACGGCCAAGGCTAATTTTTCCGCATCAGGCGTTCTAAGTCCCTTCGCCATGAAGGGAGAGGGCACCCTTGACCTTGGCGGCGGCAGGCTGATAGGCTTCCCCATCGCCGATGTAGCGGCGTCGCTTCACGGTTCCGACGGCATCTCCTACGCCAAGGGGCACGGCGATTTTCGAGTGGTGGACACGGTGCTACACCTGGACAAGGGAACCCTGGTCACCGCCAGAGAGGGCGACCGGATATACAGGACCATGGCTGTGGTCGGGACGGTCGGTCCGGATAAGAAACTGAATCTGTCCTGCTCCGGAGAGGTCAACGTCAAGCTCCTCAACGCTGCTGTCGGAGCCGGTATCGGCGGTCTGGCCGGCGGCGGAGTCGGAACCCTGGCCGCAGTGGTAGGAGGGGTCTTAGGCGGAGCCCAGCAGGGCATCGCCAAGGACGACTTCAGGGATGTCTCCTTCCGAGTCGCCGGCACCATGGACTCTTCGTCCATAAAGGATCTCAAGGTAGGTCCCTCCAAGATAGCTCCGGAGAAGACCGAGGCCGCTCCTGCGGAGAAGGTACTCCCCTCGGTTCCTAAAGACGTCGTCTCCGGTGTCTCCGAGGACGTTCAGGAGCCCTCTCAGCCCAAGAAGCTGGAGGACCAGCTGAAGGAGGCCGTCGAGGAAGAGGCTGGGAAGCTGCTCCAGGGTATTCTGGGAGGCGGCAAGGACTGACGTCTTTCCGGTATCTTCGATCTTTAGAGGGGGGAGAGGGGGATCGCGCCTCTCTCCCCTTTTCCGTAGAGGTGTATAATTTCATCATCGCGACATATTTAAAACCATTGGGGTGAAAACCATGGACAGATCGGATCTTAGGGATTGCCGCAGGATAGTGGTAAAGGTGGGGACAAGCACGATCACCCATCCGACGGGAAAACTCAATCTTCTCCGGATGGAGCGTCTGGCAAGAGCCCTTTCGGACCTGCACAATCAGGGCAAGGACGTGCTTCTGATAAGCTCCGGTGCCGTAGGGGCCGGGGTGGGTCGGATGGGCCTCAGGGAGCGACCGTCGACCCTTCCCATGAAACAGGCCCTGGCGGCGGTAGGTCAGGCCTCTTTGATGCAGATGTACGAGAAGTTCTTCGGAGAGTACGGCCAGAACGTCGGACAGGTCCTTCTGACCCGTGACGCCTTCGACGATAGGCCTCGATATCTGAACGTCAGAAACACTCTGTGCGGGCTTCTGGAGCTGGGAGTCGTGCCGATAATAAACGAAAACGACACGGTGGCGGTGGACGAGATCAAGTTCGGCGACAACGATACCCTGTCCGCACTGGTCGCGGTGGTGGTTCAGGCCGATCTGCTGATAATACTGTCCGATATAGACGGCCTGTACGACCGTAATCCGAAGGAACATCCGGACGCCACCAGGCTGTCGGTGGTGGCCGATATCTCCGACGAGATCAGGGCCAACTCCACCGGCAGGGGATCCAGCTTCGCCAGCGGAGGGATGTACACTAAACTGGCCGCAGCGGACATAGCCCTTCCGGCGGGGATACCGATGGTGATAGCCAGCGGGGGAGAGGACAGGATCACCCGGAGGATACTGGAGGGGGAGGAGCTCGGCACTTTGTTCGTGCCCTACCAGACCGGCAGACACGCCAGAAAGCAGTGGATCGCCTCTGGGGCGAGGCCTCAGGGGGTTCTCGTCATAGACGACGGTGCCGTAGAAGCCCTTACAGAGGGAGGCGGAAGTCTTCTGCCCTCGGGGGTCATAGCGGTCAGAGGTGATTTCTCCAGGGGGCAGATCGTCTCCATCCAGGAGATAAAGGGAGACGAGATAGCCCGAGGGCTCTCCAACTACGACAGCTCAGAGATACTGGCTATATTGGGGCATCAGAGCGAGGAGATCGCAGATCTTCTGGGAGACAAGGATTTCGACGAGGTGGTCCACAGGGACAATCTCGCCGTTTTGTGAACGGCTTATTTTTGGAGGTATGAAAAGTGGAAAATAAATTAAAATCGATGGGACTCGCCGCTCGGGAGGCGGCTAGAAGCCTTGCCCTGGCTGGGAGGAAAGAGAAGGATCGAGCTCTGAGGGAGATGGCCTCGTCCATCCGTTCCCGCCGGGATTCCATCGTGGAGGCCAACGGCTTGGATCTGGAGGAGGGCCGGAAGGCCGGTCTGTCAGAGCCTCTTCTGGAGCGGCTGACCCTGGACGACGGGAGGATAGAGTCCATGGCGGCGGGGCTCGAGCAGATAGCGGTGTTGCCGGATCCGATAGGGTCCGGTCTTGGCAGCTATATAAACGAGGATGGCCTGGAGATATCCCGGGTCAGGGTTCCCCTCGGGGTCATAGGGATGATATACGAGTCCCGTCCCAACGTTACCGCCGACGCGGCGGGACTCTGCCTAAAGTCGGGAAACGCCGTGATACTGAGAGGTGGCAAGGAGGCACATCACTCCAACAGGGCCATTGCCGAAGCGATAGGAAAGGCCCTCGGGAATGTCGGTTTCCCCGCCGGAGCGGTACAGCTGTTGGACGATCCCGGCAGGGAGGCGACACAGGCCCTCATGGCGTTGGATTCTCTGGACGTCCTCATACCGAGGGGGGGAAAGGGTCTGAAGGCCGCGGTAAAACAGCACGCCAAAGTCCCGGTGATAATGACAGGCATGGGACTCTGCCATCTCTACGTGGATAGCTCGGCCGACGTGAACATGGCCGTCAGGATCGCGGTAAACGCCAAGGCTCAGAGGCCCTCGGTCTGCAACAGCATAGAGACCCTTCTGGTCCATTCCGACGTGGCGTCCCGGTTCCTACCTCCCCTGGTAAAGGCGATGGAAGAAGCGGGAGTGGAGCTTCGGGGCGACGATAGGGTCAGGAAGGTAGTGTCGATGAACCCCGCCGTAGATGACGACTGGGACACCGAATATCTGGCTCTGATCCTTTCGATCAAGATGGTCGATTCTCTGGACCAGGCTATGGATCACATCCACCTTCACGGCTCAGGGCACAGCGAGGCCATAGTGACCAGAGATTACGGCAATTCCAGAAGGTTCCTGGACGGAGTCGACGCCGCGGCGGTCTATGTCAACGCTTCCACCAGGTTCACCGACGGAGCGGTCTTCGGCCTGGGGGCTGAGATGGGCATAAGCACCCAGAAACTTCATGCCAGGGGCCCTATGGGGGTGGAACAGCTTACCACGGTCAAGTTCCGGGTCTCCGGATCGGGCCAGATAAGGTCGTAGGAAGGCTCTATGAGGATATCGGTCCTGTGCGGAGGAGACTCTCCGGAGAGGGACGTCTCTCTGGACAGCGGCAGAGAGGTAGCCGAGGGCTTGAAGGCCAAGGGCCATTCGGTCGAGCTGGTGGATCTGCCGTCTCCTGAGGCTCTGTTCTCCTTCCTGGCCGGCGATCGCCCCGACCTGTGTTTCGTGGCCCTTCACGGAGGATGGGGCGAGGACGGCAAGCTCCAGGCTGTGTTGGACATGGCGGGGGTTCCCTACACCGGTTCGGGGCCATCTGGCTGTGCCGTTGCTATGGACAAGACTCTCTCCAAAGGGGCCTTCGCGGCGGCGGGTCTCGACGTTCCATGGGGAGTGGCGGTCCATCCCGGCGAGGGATCCTCTCCTGTGGAGGCTCTCTCCAGATGGGGGACTTTGGTGGTGAAGCCCTGTTGCGGAGGCAGCACAGTGGCGACCTATATAGTCTCCGAAGAGGACGATCTGAGGAAGGCTCTTAGCTCCGCGTGGAAGCTCGAGAACAGGGCTCTAGTGGAGGCCTACGTGGCCGGAAGGGAACTGACCGTGACTGTGGTGGAGGACAGGGGTATCCCCAGGGCCTTCCCTATAGTGGAGATCCTTCCCGACGGCGAGTTCTACGATTACAGGGCCAAGTACGGCGGGGGCAGCCGTTACGTCTCTCCGGCGGATCTGGAGCCGTCGGTGGTGGACGTGGTCTCCCGGTCCGCCGAGATAGCCCACAGGGTCTCGGGGTGTTCCATCTACTCCAGGGTGGACATAAGGCTGGACGGCAAAAATCGTCCCTTCGTTTTGGAGGTAAACACCGTTCCCGGTATGACCTCCAACAGCCTGGTTCCCAAGGCGGCCAGGGCGGGGGGATTTTCCTTTCCCGACCTGCTGGACCACATAGTGGAGGAGTCCATGGCGTCTTTTTCCAGTTGAATCGGAATAGCTTGTGAGCGACAGGGGAGCCTTGCGAAATGCAAGCGCTCCCCTGTCGCTTTGTTGTATATGGAGATCGATATGATATACTTGTATCGGAGTTTCGCTTCTTTCCGCTCGATTGTTGCCTCAACCTCCCTTTTCCTCGGGCTTTTATCAGTTAGTTGTTTCTATCTCGTCTTTTTCTACCGTCGAAAGTAAATCGAGTTCGCCCGAAATCGACTGTTTTTCCCTCGGAATCGAGGGGTTTAGGCTCTTTTATTGTATCGAAGATTGAAAATTCAGCACTTCACCCTGCGGGGATAACATATCAGAGGAGGGATGTCTCATGCTGTCCGACAGAGACAGAAAGCTTCTTTATCTTCACCGTCACGGTAGTTCCGTGCCTATACCTGCCAGGCTATGCCGTCTGGGCATGGAAGACTACGACGAGATAATGGCCTTGAATTCTAAGGTATACAGGGAGGTCGGCGACGAAGATATATATGCCTCGGAGAATTCCATAGAGAGAAACCTCTCCGGAGAGGGGTTCGCCCTCGGGGTCAAGGCCGGTGGCCTTTTGGTGGCATTGTGCGTCTTTTCCTGGGTATTGGAGGATATGTTCAAGGTGGTGGAGGGAACGTATCTGGACAGCTGGAGCCTGGAACAGTTCGCCATGAGGGATATAGTGGTGGTGGACAGTGATTTTCGTGGAAACGGGCTTCACCGGATGCTCATATCCGCATCGGGGTCTTTCATCCCTTCCAGCAGACGTTACGTCATATCCACCGTCTCTCCCAGAAACTGGGCTAGCTTGAAGAACGTTCTGGCAGAGGGATATTACGTCGTTTCCTGTAAGAAACTGTACGGAGGGCACACCAGGTTCGTTACCTGGCAGGATCTGGACGATCCTATGGTGATAGCCAGACCCCTCCACCTGAGGATTCCGGCGGAAGAGGTGGAGCACCACCGCAGGGTTCTCGCCATGGGAGCGGTTGG from the Dethiosulfovibrio russensis genome contains:
- a CDS encoding D-alanine--D-alanine ligase family protein; amino-acid sequence: MRISVLCGGDSPERDVSLDSGREVAEGLKAKGHSVELVDLPSPEALFSFLAGDRPDLCFVALHGGWGEDGKLQAVLDMAGVPYTGSGPSGCAVAMDKTLSKGAFAAAGLDVPWGVAVHPGEGSSPVEALSRWGTLVVKPCCGGSTVATYIVSEEDDLRKALSSAWKLENRALVEAYVAGRELTVTVVEDRGIPRAFPIVEILPDGEFYDYRAKYGGGSRYVSPADLEPSVVDVVSRSAEIAHRVSGCSIYSRVDIRLDGKNRPFVLEVNTVPGMTSNSLVPKAARAGGFSFPDLLDHIVEESMASFSS
- a CDS encoding glutamate-5-semialdehyde dehydrogenase yields the protein MENKLKSMGLAAREAARSLALAGRKEKDRALREMASSIRSRRDSIVEANGLDLEEGRKAGLSEPLLERLTLDDGRIESMAAGLEQIAVLPDPIGSGLGSYINEDGLEISRVRVPLGVIGMIYESRPNVTADAAGLCLKSGNAVILRGGKEAHHSNRAIAEAIGKALGNVGFPAGAVQLLDDPGREATQALMALDSLDVLIPRGGKGLKAAVKQHAKVPVIMTGMGLCHLYVDSSADVNMAVRIAVNAKAQRPSVCNSIETLLVHSDVASRFLPPLVKAMEEAGVELRGDDRVRKVVSMNPAVDDDWDTEYLALILSIKMVDSLDQAMDHIHLHGSGHSEAIVTRDYGNSRRFLDGVDAAAVYVNASTRFTDGAVFGLGAEMGISTQKLHARGPMGVEQLTTVKFRVSGSGQIRS
- the proB gene encoding glutamate 5-kinase encodes the protein MDRSDLRDCRRIVVKVGTSTITHPTGKLNLLRMERLARALSDLHNQGKDVLLISSGAVGAGVGRMGLRERPSTLPMKQALAAVGQASLMQMYEKFFGEYGQNVGQVLLTRDAFDDRPRYLNVRNTLCGLLELGVVPIINENDTVAVDEIKFGDNDTLSALVAVVVQADLLIILSDIDGLYDRNPKEHPDATRLSVVADISDEIRANSTGRGSSFASGGMYTKLAAADIALPAGIPMVIASGGEDRITRRILEGEELGTLFVPYQTGRHARKQWIASGARPQGVLVIDDGAVEALTEGGGSLLPSGVIAVRGDFSRGQIVSIQEIKGDEIARGLSNYDSSEILAILGHQSEEIADLLGDKDFDEVVHRDNLAVL
- a CDS encoding AsmA-like C-terminal region-containing protein, which produces MSKKTAVGLSLAVLVVAAGFLLAVTDLGTGVVKSQATKILSQTLEAKVSMGEVSGNPVKGYDIRNLDIVKDGEYSLKVPSIEIKTNLMGILGKGALVRRLSLVGLDTDPDQIQALIDGLPRSEGSEPSSIPVEIVELKDSSLTLPGGDLEISLLSAALNQGEFLNVGLKLDLSYLGLPVKGDISALYGGSMATIESSKLSVGSGSVSVKGDLLPDLAADGTVDGLKLEELAKLWPPLAEGAMEGSASLAVKAGGSLTAPVLSGTMGFDGKLASVPVKDLKGNWSYQDMSIEVSSLKAAVAGVPLSGGFSALFGPGKPKVTLKLDASDADLGKLRGTYSQIPKEVSGVIDSIAVDLSGPVDGLKGTIKARAESLSLWGQSLSQSWISVVMDSKGVAKLSSKTVLQGQPAYLEGTVSFLGDSPQADLLLKARKVSTKLVAALSGADIPMEGDLDLDVTVKGPLSGPSIKGKVSSPSLSGFGQTIGKPSVSFALKGSDLEIPSAKAEWFGAPITASGLVSTGGKSPKLSMKGKLGGLDLAKVAAGFDLPSGLLSGLIDGSLNLDGPLDGLGVDLALSSGKLSLAGVSVEKVDLGLTGDSSALKVSRGSAMVSGGSVEASGSISLVDGPVLDLALEGSKIMLEKAVDLPLKAAVSGTVRAKGPAASPEVSMALSSPKVVAWGVGVDGVSASLVYKDGVVDLKEAVASVGGSPLSLKGNMNASGSVPKGSFELSGPDLDLSKATKDIVDADAYGIGGKLSVVFKGTFEGEKGSGSGYVKSPSLTVMNMAIKNLNCPLKLAGTKLDISEATADLYGGKVSSSGLIDLGTMKFSKKVSLSGTDVAPLIKDFAGTKGTVTGTAKANFSASGVLSPFAMKGEGTLDLGGGRLIGFPIADVAASLHGSDGISYAKGHGDFRVVDTVLHLDKGTLVTAREGDRIYRTMAVVGTVGPDKKLNLSCSGEVNVKLLNAAVGAGIGGLAGGGVGTLAAVVGGVLGGAQQGIAKDDFRDVSFRVAGTMDSSSIKDLKVGPSKIAPEKTEAAPAEKVLPSVPKDVVSGVSEDVQEPSQPKKLEDQLKEAVEEEAGKLLQGILGGGKD